The Propionispora vibrioides genomic sequence TAGCGGCAGAACCATTGATAATTTCCACAATTCCGTAAAACGCCTGCTCACTGCTGGCTTGTTGCTGCCATAAGTCTTCGATATTCCAGCCACCGGCCGGCCGGCGGTCAAGCTGCATCACCGGCTCCCGCACCGTAAGGCGGTCAATCGCCGCTGCTGCCGATTTTCCCTGCAAAACAGCCCATAGACTAAAATCTACCGTCACCGCCGGACTGCTGGCAACCAACGCCCGGTCTTTATCATAAACAGCCATATTGCGGACAGTGACCGAATGGAAAGAGTTAACTTTCAACTCCCCGACCTCCACCGGCACTCCCAAAGCATTCGATAATTCCTGTGCCAATGTTGGCGACAGGGACGCCATCACACTATAGCTTTTATTCATGCACCAGATACCGGCAGCGGCTATTGCCACAACCACTGCCAACAGTACTATCTCTTTTTTCATCCTGTCACCTGCCATGCCGCTTCTTTAAAGCATACTTATTTTTTGTTCTTCGACATGGCTGTAATATCTTCCTCTGTTACCAAGCCGGAATAATCTGCCACATTTTTTTCTATTGTAACCAGCGCAGAATACTTGTACTCTGCGTAACCTAAATACATGGATAATTTTGCAGGACTAATGGCCTTTATTTCAAGAAATTTTAACAAAGTACGAAATTGTAGAGACGTTTCGAATAGTTTAAAATACGCCCAAGCCAGAAAACCCTTGTCCATACTGTCCCGGTATAAAAAATGCCAGCCGCGTAAAGTCTGCCGGCTGGCATTCCTCTTGCTGCCGCAGTTGGCTGCGACAGATTATGTATTTTTCCAGTTATTGGACCGGCACACCCATGGCCCGTTCCAGATCAGCCTTGCTGGTGTTGTAATCATACAAAGCCTGGATATAGTTGGTCTTGGCTTCAGTCAGCGCTACCTGGGCATCCATAACGTCCAGGTTAGTTCCCACACCGGCCGTATAACGCACCTGGGCAATCTTGAAGTCTTCCTGCGCCTGATCAACCGCTACCTTGCTGGTATCAATCCGTTTTTCCGCTTCCTTCATGTTAAGGTAAGCCTGACGAACTTCCAGTTGAACACTGTCTTTGGTCTGATTTAGCGTGTGGCCGCTTTCTTCCAGAGTGGCCTCAGCTTGCTTCACGCTGGCCTTGGTAGCACCGGCATCAAAGATATTCCAGCTCGCTTTTGCGATAGCATACCAGTCCTTATGATTATCTCCCGGAAAAGTAGGATCACTTAAATCGGTTCCAGCGCTTACCGTAATAGTGGGACGATAACCCGCTTGAGCGTACTTCACAGCTTCCTTGTTGATTTCTTCACTCAGTTTCGCCTGTGCCAGTTCGGGACGTTGCTGCAATGAATAGGCAATGCAATCGTCCATGCTCAAGGCATAGGGCTCATAGCCCAGTTCCTGTTTAATCTGCAATTCGGTGCTTAAGGGCTGGCCCATGACATTATTTAAATTGGACACAGCCAGTTGGTAGTTATTCTCCGCTTTGATCAGCGACTGCTGTGCATTGGCCAGCTCCACCTGGGAACGAAGCACGTCGGTCTTAGCCACTGTTCCCACCTCAAACTGGGCCTGCACATTCTGCAAATGGGCCGTCAGATTTTCCACCGATTCCTTGTCCACCTGCACCAGGTTACGGGTCTGCAATACGGTAAAATACTTGCTTGCCGCATTATACTTCACTTGCTGCCGGGCGGCGTCAACTGCTAGATCGGCTGAAGTCAGTCCCAAACGCGCCTGCTTGATGCCACTTTCTACTTGGCCGCCGGTATATACATTCCAGCTAACCGACAAGTCGTTGCTAAAGTTTTTGCCTTCGGATGTAGTCTTATAATCGTAATCGTACTTACTAGCGGTGTGCGTTAAGGTCCCGCTGATCGATTTTCCCGCTTCTTTTTCCTTTACCTGCCAACGGGCATTTTCCCTACTTGAATTGGCTATTTTTATTGAATCGTTATTCTTGAGCGCTAAGGCGATACTGTCTTCCAACGATAACTCCATCGGCGCCGCCAGTACAGCCGCCGTGTTTAACAATAAAAAACCTCCGGCCAGCATAGCTGCCAAGTGTTTTTTCCATCGGTATTTTCCAGGCATACCCTTTCCTCCTAACATCTGTATCACTTACGCTGACTATATAGTCAACTCATTTTATTATATGGTAAAATGAGCCAAGTGTCAATTACAGTCAGCAGGCTTCTATTGCAGCAAAATCCCCCGGATTTTCATCGACGACGGCAGGCTGTCCACCTCTCCTGACCGCAGCCATTCCACCGGCAGATTGGCCATGGCGACTTCCAGTTCAAACAACAGATGGGCTTCCTTGGAGACGGCATACAGCGACTGATCGATCTGTTTGACCCCCTGCAAAGTACCCGCCTTTTTCATATCACCCAAAGTGGAACCAATACCGATGCCGTCTTCCGTTTTAAACCGCTCATCATATACCCGGATACCGTCAATCGTTTGCTGCTGTCCCTGGCGGCTGACCGAAACACTTAAGACCATAGCCGGCGCTTTCTTTTCCGGTACAAAAAGCTTAACCACCGGATAAGGAATGCCATCCCGGTTTTCAGCCTCGAAGGTTACCAGGCTGCGGTCATAATGACGGTACAGGCTTTCCACCGACCGGCCGATCTGAACATAACCGACCCTGCCGTCGGCCAGCAGAAAATCGGGATTAACTTCGGTAGCCGGCGTTTTTTCCGCCTGACCGGCAGTCGCGGCGCCGGGCTGTTTTTTATCGGCATTGCGCATTTTCTCCAGTTCCTCAGTCAGCCCTTTAGTTCCCGCCCTGGTCAGAGCATCGATAATCTGCGGATTTTTATAAGTTAAGGCCAGGGAAACCATCGTATTGCCGTACAAATCCCGGCCGTTAGGCTTGGCGCCGGTTTGCAGCAGCGCCGCGACCACCGCCGGCTGATTGTATTTAACGGCTAGCATCAATGCCGTGCTTTCATCAAAATTCTTTTTATTCACATTAGCACCCTGTTCCAGCAGCATTTGCACCATCTCCAGACGGCCAAACGCCGCCGCCGCCATTAAGGGAGTAAAGCCGTCACTTTCCCGCTGGGCATCCACATCCATCCCGGCCGACAAAAACAGGTTAACAATCTTTTGATTGCCGCGCCCGGCGTACTTGACCAGTTCAGCCGGCGACAGTTCGACTCCCAGCCCGGACAGCTGGTTTTCCGGACTGGCCTCAGCCTGACCGTGGTTTTTATACATACTGAAACCGATGAAAGTGCCTACACAGAGCACAATCACCAGCATCACACTGGCGGCAATCGTCATGGCATGCCGCTGAGAAAAGCTGCCCGGCATAGCCTCGCTCAACGCTTCTGCCTCTTGCTTCTCCGTCAAGCCCTCCGCGACAGCCTCGGTCACAGCCGGAGCATTCCCGTCCATCTTCCTCCGGTTAAAAAAAGGCAGCCTGCTATAGGAGAAACTCCCGGCCAGCTTACCAGCCCAAGCCGTTAGCTTAGCACCCAGGCCAACTTTTGCCGGTTTGTCCTCCACCGCCGGCTCAGGCACTGGAGTGGTCACGGGCGGCGCTGAATCAGGCAGGGGAGAATCAGAACGGTCTTTGCCGCTTTCCGGTACTGACGGAATTTCTTCCTGCTTCGGCTCATTCAGCTTAGCTAAAAAAGCCTCAATCTCATCCTGGCTCATCGGCCCTTCTGCCGCAGGATCGGGGCTTTCCGGCGCTGGCGGTGCTTGAGGCGCACTTGCCTCCGTATTCATAGAAGCCATCAATGCTTCTATTTCCTCCGGTGTCATCATATCATTGGAAGAAGGCATGGCATTCTCTCCATTACTTGAAAATTTAAATATAAATACAAAATAAACAAAATAAGCTTGCTATATTATTCTATTTTTCTACAAAATTTCCTGTCTTTTTCGGGAAATTACCAGGAATTTTTACAAGCCGTCCCCCTCTAGGTTATCCCCGGTCCGATTGACAATCTGTTTTGCCCTATGATACCATAGGACTATAAATACCAAGGGGAGTAGCCTTACAGCATATGTCGTCAAACACGGATTTTTTAAATCCCGGCTATGCTGGCAATTTTCTTTTGCAAGCCAGACCTTGACTCACGAATGAGGCAGGGTCTTTATTTTTTGGGAGGCGATATAGCAATGGATTTCTTACCCTCTTTTTCGCTCGAATGGCTATTAGGATTCGGCGGCA encodes the following:
- a CDS encoding TolC family protein translates to MPGKYRWKKHLAAMLAGGFLLLNTAAVLAAPMELSLEDSIALALKNNDSIKIANSSRENARWQVKEKEAGKSISGTLTHTASKYDYDYKTTSEGKNFSNDLSVSWNVYTGGQVESGIKQARLGLTSADLAVDAARQQVKYNAASKYFTVLQTRNLVQVDKESVENLTAHLQNVQAQFEVGTVAKTDVLRSQVELANAQQSLIKAENNYQLAVSNLNNVMGQPLSTELQIKQELGYEPYALSMDDCIAYSLQQRPELAQAKLSEEINKEAVKYAQAGYRPTITVSAGTDLSDPTFPGDNHKDWYAIAKASWNIFDAGATKASVKQAEATLEESGHTLNQTKDSVQLEVRQAYLNMKEAEKRIDTSKVAVDQAQEDFKIAQVRYTAGVGTNLDVMDAQVALTEAKTNYIQALYDYNTSKADLERAMGVPVQ
- a CDS encoding ankyrin repeat domain-containing protein, encoding MPSSNDMMTPEEIEALMASMNTEASAPQAPPAPESPDPAAEGPMSQDEIEAFLAKLNEPKQEEIPSVPESGKDRSDSPLPDSAPPVTTPVPEPAVEDKPAKVGLGAKLTAWAGKLAGSFSYSRLPFFNRRKMDGNAPAVTEAVAEGLTEKQEAEALSEAMPGSFSQRHAMTIAASVMLVIVLCVGTFIGFSMYKNHGQAEASPENQLSGLGVELSPAELVKYAGRGNQKIVNLFLSAGMDVDAQRESDGFTPLMAAAAFGRLEMVQMLLEQGANVNKKNFDESTALMLAVKYNQPAVVAALLQTGAKPNGRDLYGNTMVSLALTYKNPQIIDALTRAGTKGLTEELEKMRNADKKQPGAATAGQAEKTPATEVNPDFLLADGRVGYVQIGRSVESLYRHYDRSLVTFEAENRDGIPYPVVKLFVPEKKAPAMVLSVSVSRQGQQQTIDGIRVYDERFKTEDGIGIGSTLGDMKKAGTLQGVKQIDQSLYAVSKEAHLLFELEVAMANLPVEWLRSGEVDSLPSSMKIRGILLQ